Proteins encoded by one window of Bacteroidota bacterium:
- a CDS encoding helix-turn-helix domain-containing protein, with translation MNSYQQRQEAVQRFLKGEHVTHIAIVFKKSRKWVHHWINQYNLRTDELSWFKDRSKAPKKSSSTLSIELGAQILQIRKELVNERMAQIGAISIQYQCELRGIKPIPSVWTINRLIKNMD, from the coding sequence ATGAATTCGTATCAGCAAAGACAAGAGGCGGTCCAAAGGTTTTTAAAGGGTGAACATGTAACTCATATTGCAATTGTATTTAAGAAAAGCCGCAAATGGGTTCACCACTGGATAAACCAATATAACCTTAGAACTGATGAACTTAGTTGGTTTAAAGATCGAAGTAAGGCACCCAAAAAAAGCTCTTCAACTTTATCCATTGAGTTGGGGGCGCAAATTCTGCAAATCAGAAAGGAATTGGTAAACGAAAGGATGGCGCAAATCGGAGCAATTTCTATTCAATACCAATGCGAACTTCGTGGAATTAAACCTATTCCTTCGGTATGGACAATCAATCGATTAATAAAAAACATGGATTAA
- a CDS encoding helix-turn-helix domain-containing protein has product MKHLTILVPNGENNNLSSIVGAYKIFNRANEKWTQTGKNPIFAIELAGTSREVQFHAGIFSVRPHTTIAEIEKTDLIIIPSLNHDYKKAIALNTALADWIAEQYINGAEVASICTGAFLLAATGILHGKNCSTHWSAADDFRLMFPEIHLQPDKLITDENGIYTNGGAYSFLNLMIYLIEKYYDRQTALFCAKIFQIEIDRNTQSEFTIFSGQKHHDDEVILQAQNYIEKNLDEKISIEELSTKFNIGRRNFDRRFIKATGNTPLEYSQRVKIELAKKTLENTRKTINEVMYEVGYADVKAFREVFRKYTGMTAVEYRGKYGKNGARVGL; this is encoded by the coding sequence ATGAAACATCTCACCATCCTAGTGCCCAATGGCGAAAACAACAATCTGAGCAGTATTGTCGGCGCATATAAGATCTTTAACAGGGCAAATGAAAAATGGACCCAGACCGGTAAGAACCCCATATTTGCAATAGAACTAGCCGGAACATCGCGTGAGGTGCAATTTCACGCAGGTATATTCAGTGTAAGACCACATACAACTATTGCCGAAATTGAAAAAACGGATCTCATTATTATTCCTTCATTGAACCATGATTATAAAAAAGCCATAGCGCTCAATACTGCATTGGCTGACTGGATCGCCGAACAATATATTAATGGAGCAGAAGTTGCCAGCATTTGCACCGGTGCTTTTTTGCTTGCTGCCACGGGTATTTTGCATGGAAAAAATTGTTCTACACATTGGTCGGCGGCGGATGATTTCAGATTGATGTTTCCCGAAATACATTTACAACCCGATAAATTAATTACCGATGAAAACGGAATTTACACCAACGGCGGAGCATATTCATTTTTAAATTTGATGATCTATCTGATAGAAAAATATTACGACAGACAAACGGCATTATTTTGCGCGAAAATTTTTCAAATTGAAATAGACAGAAATACGCAATCGGAATTCACCATTTTCAGCGGACAAAAACATCACGACGATGAAGTAATTCTACAAGCACAAAATTATATTGAAAAAAACCTCGACGAAAAAATTTCTATAGAAGAACTCTCCACAAAATTTAATATAGGCCGCCGAAATTTCGACCGTCGTTTTATAAAAGCCACCGGCAACACTCCACTCGAATATTCGCAACGCGTAAAAATAGAACTCGCAAAAAAGACATTAGAAAATACGCGCAAAACAATTAATGAAGTGATGTATGAGGTTGGATACGCGGATGTGAAAGCTTTTAGAGAAGTGTTTAGGAAGTATACGGGGATGACGGCGGTGGAGTATAGGGGGAAGTATGGGAAGAATGGGGCGAGGGTTGGGTTATAA
- a CDS encoding SRPBCC domain-containing protein produces the protein MSTSNYTTTILLNNTATEVFNAINNVRAWWSEEIEGDTETLNSVWDYHYQDVHICKLKITELVPNKKIVWDVLHNYFSFTKDKNEWIGNKIIFEINEKNEKTELKFTQEGLVPEYECFDICKNAWNTYIHKSLHDLITTGKGAPNSKENAQTEDEKNLAATDFTTTFFVDQSPEEVFNAINNVRGWWQGEIEGNTDKLNEEFTYRVPGIHYSKQKITELIPSQKILWLVTESEINFVTNKNEWTNTIITFDIKWINNKSQVRFTHEGLIPAIACYKDCAGAWEKLIQESLVSLITTGKGSKVWDL, from the coding sequence ATGTCAACTTCAAATTATACTACAACAATTCTTTTAAATAATACTGCCACAGAAGTATTTAATGCCATTAATAATGTTCGCGCTTGGTGGAGCGAAGAAATTGAAGGTGATACTGAAACATTAAATTCCGTTTGGGATTATCATTATCAGGATGTACATATTTGTAAATTAAAAATAACTGAACTCGTTCCCAATAAAAAAATTGTGTGGGATGTATTGCACAACTATTTCAGTTTTACAAAAGATAAAAATGAATGGATAGGCAATAAGATCATTTTCGAAATAAACGAAAAAAATGAAAAGACCGAATTGAAATTTACACAGGAAGGTCTTGTTCCGGAATATGAGTGTTTTGATATCTGTAAAAATGCCTGGAATACATACATACACAAGAGTCTCCACGATCTGATCACCACAGGAAAAGGTGCCCCCAACAGCAAAGAAAATGCACAGACCGAAGATGAAAAGAATTTAGCTGCAACGGATTTTACTACTACTTTTTTTGTTGATCAATCGCCCGAGGAAGTATTTAATGCTATTAATAATGTGCGTGGTTGGTGGCAAGGGGAAATTGAAGGAAATACGGATAAATTAAATGAAGAATTCACTTACCGTGTTCCCGGAATTCATTATTCAAAACAAAAAATTACAGAATTAATTCCGTCACAAAAAATATTATGGCTTGTAACCGAAAGTGAAATTAATTTTGTTACCAATAAAAACGAATGGACAAATACTATCATCACCTTTGACATCAAATGGATAAATAATAAATCACAGGTTCGTTTTACACATGAAGGATTAATTCCTGCAATTGCTTGTTATAAAGATTGTGCAGGAGCCTGGGAAAAATTGATTCAGGAAAGTTTGGTGAGCTTGATTACGACGGGGAAGGGGAGCAAAGTATGGGACCTATGA
- a CDS encoding helix-turn-helix transcriptional regulator, with the protein MPIIVNLDVMMAKRKISLNELSARVDLTLSNLSILKTGKAKAIRFSTLESICKALDCQPGDILEYINDRQNEELTFKD; encoded by the coding sequence ATGCCAATTATTGTAAACTTAGACGTGATGATGGCAAAACGAAAAATTTCGTTGAATGAGCTTTCTGCAAGAGTTGATCTAACGTTATCGAATTTATCCATCTTAAAGACCGGCAAAGCGAAAGCAATTCGTTTCAGCACATTAGAATCCATTTGTAAAGCCTTAGACTGCCAGCCGGGTGATATTCTTGAATATATTAACGACAGGCAAAATGAGGAGTTAACATTTAAGGATTAA
- a CDS encoding DUF2975 domain-containing protein, whose translation MAKTNNWIFKALIIITWLIFIGLCIEAGGLLVNFVFSLYRPEFVQNLYQKLDLSEMYERSKFAFFSMYSFILVISLLKAVLFYIAVLLVSKIDLAKPFSTYVSKRISQISYYTLSIGLLSYIANQSAKNLMHHGYEIDNLNQFWEDSQAFILMAAVIYIIATIFKKGVEIQNENDLTV comes from the coding sequence ATGGCAAAAACAAACAACTGGATATTCAAAGCCCTAATCATCATCACCTGGCTCATCTTTATCGGTCTGTGCATAGAAGCCGGGGGTTTGCTCGTAAATTTTGTTTTCAGTCTTTACAGACCGGAATTTGTGCAGAACCTTTACCAAAAACTGGATCTGAGTGAAATGTATGAAAGGAGTAAATTCGCCTTTTTCAGTATGTATAGTTTTATTTTGGTGATCTCGCTTTTGAAAGCAGTGTTGTTTTATATTGCCGTGTTGCTTGTGAGCAAAATTGATCTGGCTAAACCATTTAGTACTTATGTTTCGAAGCGGATATCTCAAATTAGTTATTATACACTTTCGATCGGACTATTAAGTTATATAGCAAACCAGAGCGCTAAAAATTTAATGCATCACGGATATGAAATTGATAACTTGAACCAATTTTGGGAAGATAGTCAGGCATTTATTTTAATGGCGGCGGTAATTTATATTATTGCCACCATTTTTAAAAAGGGAGTAGAAATTCAAAACGAAAACGATTTAACTGTATAA
- a CDS encoding DinB family protein, whose protein sequence is MTQTEIAIKMLFDRWNASIKNFDEQLQTLSDETLEEEIAPGRNRGIYLLGHMIAVHDDMLILLDMGDKLYPELFEPYVTLPDKAVTLTQTVAELRKYWVDQCVVIKQKFSELSAEAWFDKHTRVSAEDFEKEPHRNKLNIILTRTTHLASHTGQLRLLKNN, encoded by the coding sequence ATGACACAGACAGAAATAGCCATAAAAATGTTATTCGACAGGTGGAATGCATCCATCAAAAATTTTGATGAACAGCTCCAAACCCTGAGTGATGAAACTCTGGAGGAGGAAATTGCTCCGGGTAGAAACAGAGGAATTTATTTATTGGGACATATGATAGCAGTTCACGACGATATGTTGATACTTCTGGATATGGGAGATAAATTATATCCGGAATTATTTGAACCATACGTAACATTGCCTGATAAAGCAGTTACACTAACCCAAACTGTAGCAGAGTTAAGAAAATACTGGGTTGATCAATGTGTAGTAATAAAACAAAAATTTTCCGAATTATCTGCGGAAGCATGGTTCGATAAACATACCAGAGTTTCTGCAGAAGATTTTGAAAAGGAACCGCATCGCAATAAACTCAATATCATACTTACAAGAACTACACATTTAGCATCTCATACAGGACAATTACGATTATTAAAAAATAATTAA
- a CDS encoding carboxypeptidase-like regulatory domain-containing protein, which translates to MLLLQYNIIFNRSLLFVVLFIAFPILLNSQNITITGSVKDESTSEPIQFSNVFLKNAHKGTTTDETGKFSIQSSIPFDTLIITFIGYKTDTILLNKEINQQYNVYLIPNNFDLNEVVIKPKEEPAKVLMRKVIENKKLNDQQNIEGYKSKGYTKIELDIGNLTAGTANSVKENAFNVLRDHIDTVSDETPFLPFFFTETVSDFYYRKTPKSKKEVIQASRTSGINNASITQVLGNYYEQFNIYDNYWYLLSKNFIPPVCDSWNFFYKVALVDSAFIDDDWCYRINFYPKQKQENVFEGYMWIADGSFAVKEVLMNLDSTANINYYKRGVFYQKYDNKKDSLWVMTDDKLIVEFAPGKTTATIIARKTSTYSDYIFNPDIFTEVSHYKDDIVYSDSVIINDESYWADKRPMLLTDNEAGVYELIDSLDNIKAFTTLIEIYNTLMYGYWNLGYVRIGPFANMLSSNEVEGLRLRLGVKTGDLISKRMSLGGYLAYGFKDNTFKYGSEFNLVISKKPWQQFKFNYENDLDIGSGGAVTFGEDNLLSGIYRRRETPQKLIDQEKFTWFYQKDWIWGLSNSITLTTVDMHPLFDIYYYNGHDSLVSDIQNSEINFGFRFAYREKFLFDNYRRYSIGTKYPVFTFNYKMGVDGLFEGDFNYRTFEFTIKDYFTMGSIGGTTVSIKSGKIFGTLPTLLLESPPGNETYFMNHGTFNLMNEYEFVNDTYAELFITHSFWGFFLNKVPLINRLKLREVASFKMAYGSLSEANKATNNYLKETEPFFIGNSSPTKPYMEAGIGLENIFKLIRVDAIWRLTYRNNPLAPNFGVRVGVSLDI; encoded by the coding sequence GTGCTGCTGTTGCAATATAATATCATTTTTAATCGATCACTTTTATTTGTGGTGTTATTTATTGCATTTCCAATATTGCTTAATTCTCAGAATATTACAATTACAGGATCCGTAAAAGATGAAAGCACTTCCGAACCCATTCAATTTTCCAATGTTTTTTTAAAAAATGCACATAAAGGAACCACTACTGATGAAACCGGGAAATTTTCTATTCAATCTTCCATACCTTTTGACACGCTCATAATTACTTTTATAGGATATAAAACAGATACCATATTGCTCAATAAAGAAATTAATCAGCAATATAATGTATATCTTATTCCCAACAATTTTGATTTAAATGAAGTGGTAATAAAACCAAAAGAAGAACCCGCAAAAGTTTTAATGCGTAAGGTAATTGAAAATAAAAAACTAAACGATCAGCAAAATATAGAGGGATATAAATCGAAGGGATATACAAAAATTGAATTGGACATTGGTAATCTTACTGCAGGCACAGCAAATTCGGTTAAGGAGAATGCATTTAACGTTTTGCGCGATCATATTGATACAGTGAGCGATGAAACACCGTTTTTACCTTTCTTTTTTACGGAAACGGTTTCTGATTTTTATTATAGAAAAACGCCTAAATCAAAAAAAGAAGTAATTCAGGCAAGCCGCACTTCGGGAATTAATAATGCAAGTATTACTCAGGTATTGGGAAATTATTACGAACAATTTAATATCTACGACAATTATTGGTATTTGCTGAGCAAGAATTTTATCCCACCTGTTTGTGATTCCTGGAATTTTTTCTATAAGGTTGCTTTGGTGGATTCCGCTTTTATTGACGATGACTGGTGTTACCGAATTAATTTTTATCCCAAACAAAAACAGGAAAATGTTTTTGAAGGATATATGTGGATTGCAGATGGATCGTTCGCCGTAAAAGAAGTGCTGATGAATCTCGACAGCACCGCTAATATTAATTATTATAAACGCGGAGTGTTTTATCAGAAATATGATAATAAAAAAGATTCCCTATGGGTAATGACCGACGATAAATTAATTGTGGAATTTGCTCCCGGAAAAACTACCGCAACCATTATTGCGCGAAAAACTTCCACTTATTCCGATTATATTTTTAATCCCGATATTTTTACCGAAGTTTCTCATTATAAAGACGATATTGTTTACAGCGACAGTGTAATAATTAATGACGAAAGTTATTGGGCAGATAAACGTCCGATGTTACTGACGGATAACGAAGCGGGTGTTTACGAACTGATTGACAGTTTAGATAACATAAAAGCATTTACCACGCTGATCGAAATATATAATACTTTGATGTATGGATATTGGAATCTCGGTTATGTGCGCATCGGGCCCTTTGCAAATATGTTGAGTTCAAATGAGGTGGAAGGATTGCGCTTGCGCCTGGGAGTTAAAACCGGAGATCTTATAAGTAAACGCATGTCGTTGGGTGGATATCTCGCATATGGATTTAAGGATAACACATTTAAATACGGATCAGAATTTAATTTGGTGATAAGTAAAAAACCTTGGCAACAATTTAAATTTAATTACGAAAATGATCTCGATATTGGAAGTGGTGGTGCTGTAACTTTTGGTGAGGATAATTTATTATCCGGCATTTATCGCAGAAGAGAAACTCCTCAAAAATTAATTGATCAGGAAAAATTCACCTGGTTTTATCAAAAGGATTGGATTTGGGGATTATCTAATTCCATTACTTTAACAACGGTGGATATGCATCCGCTTTTTGATATTTATTATTACAATGGACATGATTCTTTAGTAAGTGATATTCAAAATTCAGAGATCAATTTTGGATTTCGATTTGCGTACAGAGAAAAGTTTTTATTTGATAATTATCGGCGTTATAGTATTGGAACAAAATATCCGGTGTTCACTTTTAATTATAAAATGGGAGTGGATGGACTTTTTGAAGGAGATTTTAATTATCGCACCTTTGAATTTACCATCAAAGATTATTTTACCATGGGAAGTATCGGAGGAACAACAGTCTCAATAAAATCCGGAAAAATATTCGGAACACTTCCAACTTTATTATTGGAATCTCCTCCCGGAAACGAAACCTATTTTATGAATCACGGCACCTTTAATCTCATGAACGAATACGAATTTGTGAACGATACCTATGCCGAATTATTTATCACACATAGTTTCTGGGGATTCTTTTTAAATAAGGTTCCTCTCATAAACCGATTAAAATTGCGCGAGGTTGCATCTTTTAAAATGGCATACGGATCTCTCTCCGAGGCAAATAAGGCAACAAACAATTATTTGAAAGAAACCGAACCCTTCTTCATCGGAAATTCTTCTCCCACCAAACCATACATGGAAGCTGGGATCGGATTAGAAAACATTTTTAAATTAATTCGTGTTGACGCTATCTGGCGCCTTACCTATCGCAATAATCCGCTGGCACCGAATTTTGGGGTGAGGGTTGGGGTGAGTTTGGATATATAA
- a CDS encoding transposase, translated as MDNQSINKKHGLNTKPSGYKSPIEYPELFLHTHQLDLVGPRYIKGDGRYYSVNILDISSHTCFVEAVRTKASENILQAIASFWKIHGIPDALQMDNELAFRGSNRFPRSYGNVVRFALSLGVVVIFIPLGEPWRNGKIEQFNNTYQKKFVNTHTFKNLEDLSMQEQKFIQFHNSHHRYSAHGQKTPDQVKSLQLSPTYYNGTIHLPNLNPKIKIPLTEGNIFYIRFIRSDLKLHLANEVFIMKPELKYSYVVAIINIENQLLIIRQNDEIKEILHYPMTIKNK; from the coding sequence ATGGACAATCAATCGATTAATAAAAAACATGGATTAAATACAAAGCCATCAGGTTATAAATCACCCATAGAATATCCTGAATTATTTCTTCATACCCATCAATTAGATCTGGTGGGGCCTAGATATATTAAAGGTGATGGAAGATACTATAGCGTCAATATTTTAGATATAAGTTCTCATACCTGTTTTGTAGAAGCTGTTCGCACAAAAGCATCAGAAAACATTCTTCAGGCCATTGCTTCCTTCTGGAAAATACATGGCATACCGGACGCTTTACAAATGGATAATGAATTAGCATTCCGGGGAAGCAACCGATTCCCCAGAAGCTATGGAAATGTTGTGCGCTTTGCTCTTAGCCTAGGGGTAGTCGTTATTTTTATTCCTTTAGGAGAACCTTGGAGAAACGGCAAGATCGAACAGTTTAATAATACTTATCAGAAGAAGTTTGTGAACACGCATACATTTAAAAATCTGGAAGATCTATCTATGCAAGAACAAAAATTTATACAGTTCCATAATAGTCATCATCGCTACAGCGCACACGGGCAAAAAACACCAGATCAAGTAAAATCGTTACAATTATCACCTACTTATTATAATGGCACGATACATCTGCCTAATCTTAACCCAAAAATTAAAATACCACTAACAGAAGGGAATATTTTTTATATCAGATTTATTCGAAGCGATCTAAAACTTCATTTGGCTAACGAGGTTTTCATTATGAAGCCTGAATTAAAATACAGTTATGTTGTGGCCATAATTAATATTGAAAATCAATTGCTTATTATCCGCCAAAATGACGAAATAAAAGAGATACTTCATTATCCAATGACAATAAAAAATAAATAA